From a single Kitasatospora azatica KCTC 9699 genomic region:
- a CDS encoding nitrate- and nitrite sensing domain-containing protein encodes MGDRLSNGAPESDRADSEQADAGRRTRLRSSLTRRRATGLGRLRMRNWRIRTRLIALLLLPVVVALVLGGLRISGSMQSSQQLAQMANLSDLAVKATALADALENERDLSAGPLTMHPAQQDDDVAAARKVTDDVSKAYNARAESFDNMDLSGGNSLLMQVRKDMVLLSNFRNNAYTQVDNIEATVASYDTIIKDLLSISQDIALASSNPDLVKSTRALQQFSLEKESSSMKRALISAALARPGGPDLSTSDQSFGYRLTTAFDNAATNFNSIYGNTAAQKLRSRLSFNSEVALADRFADQVLQANGIKQADVRSYKDWYDQSSVRINAERAIENQLLEELKGKAQSLQSQADNDAILNGVLIALVLLVAVLGAALVARSMVRSLTKLQNAAEDVAERRLPELVKTLSEADPHDVDVTVEPVGVDSADEIGHVAHAFDMVHSEAVRLAAEQALLRGNINSMFTNLSRRSQGLIQRQLSLISELESREADPDQLASLFKLDHLATRMRRNGENLLVLAGEDPGRRWTRPVPLVDVLRAAASEVEQYERIELASVPSAEVAGRVVNDLVHLLAELLENATSFSSPQTRVRVTGHALPDGRVLIEIHDTGIGLSPDDLAEINERLANPPTVDVSVSRRMGLFVVGRLSLRHGIRIQLRPSDSGGTTALVMLPVDVTNSADRRGQRPGAVPSKAPRGVGPTARQQRPLPAGPDGPGGLPGRPAPALGQGGGGQGAPTGRPQLGQGQQQGQQAPQAPAMPAQGSPSLGLPTREVGQSLRETPPAGRQQQGGRRPAAPGGPGAPAGAPGLPRRGAPQEPAGRPAARGSGHERPAEQPQHGWADGRPQGPNVRTDVGPNGRPGGLPQRQSGQPQQGQPQNRPQAGDPQGPPTVQQPVIGQGAPAPTPVESTASFARPRFEASEIDPRDPLGLGLVEPVLPSVANPQPRPGEGRTQTPPAQQGQQQFGPQQGQQPYGQPEFGQQQAAQQYGQQPQPQQPYGQPQQGQQYGQQQPMALPPRRSPEHGPMPTGGQVEDPQQAFRNGGASRMASVQVNQQPPAERGQAPQQGRPRGYQPQRPGTTAPGFDPQQAAQQQGRPGQPPMGGGNDEAPWRPSANDERWRRAEQLREPSSDGVTLSGLPRRTPQANLVAGTAEAAPLTGPQVSRAPEEVRGRLTNLRRGIQQGRRAGAESTQGIPTQGLQTPDGTAAGQPFDGFGRPTGANGGRPGYRTAAPDAFGTENQER; translated from the coding sequence ATGGGAGACCGGCTCAGCAATGGGGCGCCCGAGAGCGACAGGGCCGACTCCGAGCAGGCCGACGCCGGCCGCCGTACCCGGCTGCGCAGCTCGCTGACCCGACGCCGGGCCACCGGTCTGGGCCGGCTCCGGATGCGCAACTGGCGCATCCGGACCCGTCTGATCGCGCTTCTGCTGCTGCCCGTGGTGGTCGCGCTGGTCCTCGGCGGCCTGCGCATCTCCGGGTCCATGCAGAGCTCGCAGCAGCTGGCGCAGATGGCCAACCTGAGCGACCTGGCCGTCAAGGCCACCGCCCTGGCCGATGCGCTGGAGAACGAGCGCGACCTCAGCGCCGGCCCACTGACCATGCACCCCGCCCAGCAGGACGACGACGTCGCCGCCGCTCGCAAGGTCACCGACGACGTGAGCAAGGCGTACAACGCGCGCGCCGAGAGCTTCGACAACATGGACCTGTCCGGCGGTAACTCCCTGCTGATGCAGGTCCGCAAGGACATGGTGCTGCTGTCGAACTTCCGCAACAACGCGTACACCCAGGTCGACAACATCGAGGCCACGGTCGCGTCCTACGACACGATCATCAAGGACCTGCTGTCGATCAGCCAGGACATCGCGCTCGCGTCCTCCAACCCCGACCTGGTCAAGTCGACCCGTGCGCTGCAGCAGTTCTCCCTCGAGAAGGAGAGCAGCTCGATGAAGCGCGCGCTGATCAGCGCCGCGCTGGCCCGCCCGGGCGGCCCCGACCTGTCCACCTCGGACCAGAGCTTCGGTTACCGCCTGACCACCGCGTTCGACAACGCGGCCACCAACTTCAACTCGATCTACGGCAACACCGCGGCGCAGAAGCTGCGCTCCCGGCTGAGCTTCAACTCCGAGGTCGCGCTCGCCGACCGGTTCGCCGACCAGGTGCTGCAGGCCAACGGCATCAAGCAGGCGGACGTGCGCTCCTACAAGGACTGGTACGACCAGTCCAGCGTGCGCATCAACGCCGAGCGGGCGATCGAGAACCAGCTGCTCGAGGAGCTCAAGGGCAAGGCCCAGTCGCTGCAGTCGCAGGCCGACAACGACGCCATCCTCAACGGTGTGCTGATCGCCCTGGTGCTGCTGGTCGCCGTCCTCGGCGCCGCCCTGGTGGCCCGCTCGATGGTGCGCTCGCTGACCAAGCTGCAGAACGCCGCCGAGGACGTCGCCGAGCGGCGGCTGCCCGAGCTGGTCAAGACCCTCTCCGAGGCCGACCCGCACGACGTGGACGTCACGGTCGAGCCGGTCGGTGTCGACTCGGCCGACGAGATCGGCCACGTGGCGCACGCCTTCGACATGGTGCACAGCGAGGCGGTCCGCCTCGCGGCCGAGCAGGCGCTGCTCCGCGGCAACATCAACTCGATGTTCACCAACCTCTCGCGCCGCAGCCAGGGCCTCATCCAGCGCCAGCTCTCGCTGATCTCCGAACTGGAGAGCCGCGAGGCCGACCCGGACCAGCTGGCCAGCCTCTTCAAGCTGGACCACCTCGCGACCCGTATGCGCCGCAACGGTGAGAACCTGCTGGTTCTCGCGGGTGAGGACCCGGGCCGCCGGTGGACCCGTCCGGTCCCGCTGGTCGACGTGCTCCGCGCCGCCGCCTCCGAGGTGGAGCAGTACGAGCGCATCGAACTGGCCTCGGTGCCCTCGGCCGAGGTGGCGGGCCGGGTCGTCAACGACCTCGTCCACCTGCTCGCCGAGCTGCTCGAGAACGCCACCTCCTTCTCCAGCCCGCAGACCCGGGTCCGGGTCACCGGCCACGCGCTGCCGGACGGCCGGGTGCTGATCGAGATCCACGACACCGGTATCGGTCTGAGCCCCGACGACCTGGCCGAGATCAACGAGCGGCTGGCCAACCCGCCGACGGTGGACGTCTCGGTCTCCCGCCGCATGGGTCTGTTCGTGGTCGGCCGCCTGTCCCTGCGACACGGCATCCGGATCCAGCTGCGCCCCAGCGACTCCGGTGGCACCACCGCGCTGGTCATGCTCCCGGTGGACGTCACCAACTCCGCCGACCGGCGCGGTCAGCGCCCGGGTGCGGTGCCCAGCAAGGCGCCGCGCGGGGTCGGTCCGACCGCGCGTCAGCAGCGCCCGCTGCCGGCCGGTCCGGACGGTCCCGGCGGTCTGCCCGGTCGTCCCGCCCCGGCCCTCGGCCAGGGTGGCGGCGGCCAGGGTGCGCCGACCGGCCGGCCGCAGCTCGGCCAGGGCCAGCAGCAGGGCCAGCAGGCGCCGCAGGCTCCCGCCATGCCCGCGCAGGGTTCGCCGAGTCTCGGCCTGCCGACCCGTGAGGTCGGCCAGTCGCTGCGCGAGACCCCGCCGGCCGGACGTCAGCAGCAGGGCGGCCGCCGTCCCGCCGCGCCCGGTGGTCCCGGTGCGCCGGCCGGTGCTCCCGGTCTGCCCCGTCGGGGTGCGCCGCAGGAGCCGGCCGGTCGGCCGGCGGCGCGCGGCTCCGGGCACGAGCGCCCCGCCGAGCAGCCGCAGCACGGTTGGGCCGACGGTCGTCCGCAGGGCCCCAACGTGCGGACCGATGTGGGCCCGAACGGGCGCCCCGGCGGTCTGCCGCAGCGCCAGTCCGGTCAGCCGCAGCAGGGCCAGCCGCAGAACCGGCCGCAGGCCGGCGACCCGCAGGGTCCGCCGACCGTCCAGCAGCCGGTGATCGGCCAGGGCGCGCCCGCGCCCACCCCTGTGGAGAGCACCGCCTCCTTCGCCCGGCCGCGCTTCGAGGCCAGCGAGATCGACCCGCGTGACCCGCTGGGTCTGGGCCTGGTCGAGCCGGTGCTGCCGAGCGTCGCCAACCCGCAGCCGCGGCCCGGCGAGGGTCGCACCCAGACGCCGCCGGCCCAGCAGGGTCAGCAGCAGTTCGGGCCGCAGCAGGGCCAGCAGCCTTACGGCCAGCCGGAGTTCGGTCAGCAGCAGGCCGCCCAGCAGTACGGGCAGCAGCCGCAGCCGCAGCAGCCGTACGGCCAGCCGCAGCAGGGACAGCAGTACGGTCAGCAGCAGCCGATGGCGCTGCCGCCGCGCCGCTCCCCCGAGCACGGCCCGATGCCGACCGGCGGCCAGGTCGAGGACCCGCAGCAGGCGTTCCGCAACGGTGGCGCCAGCCGGATGGCCTCGGTCCAGGTCAACCAGCAGCCCCCGGCCGAGCGTGGCCAGGCGCCGCAGCAGGGCCGGCCCCGCGGCTACCAGCCGCAGCGGCCGGGCACCACCGCGCCGGGCTTCGACCCGCAGCAGGCCGCCCAGCAGCAGGGCCGGCCGGGCCAGCCGCCGATGGGTGGCGGCAACGATGAGGCACCGTGGCGTCCGTCGGCCAACGACGAGCGCTGGCGCCGGGCCGAGCAGCTGCGCGAGCCCTCCTCGGACGGGGTCACCCTCTCCGGGCTGCCCCGCCGCACCCCGCAGGCGAACCTGGTGGCCGGCACCGCCGAGGCCGCTCCGCTGACGGGTCCGCAGGTCTCCCGGGCACCCGAGGAGGTCCGCGGCCGGCTGACCAACCTGCGTCGCGGTATCCAGCAGGGCCGCCGGGCGGGCGCCGAGTCCACCCAGGGCATCCCCACCCAGGGGCTGCAGACTCCGGACGGTACGGCCGCCGGCCAGCCGTTCGACGGTTTCGGACGCCCCACCGGTGCCAACGGCGGCCGGCCTGGCTACCGAACAGCCGCACCGGACGCCTTCGGCACTGAGAACCAGGAGCGTTGA
- a CDS encoding HU family DNA-binding protein, whose protein sequence is MNKAQLVEAVAEQLGGRKAAAEAVDAVLDTMVRAVVAGDRVSVTGFGTFEKVERSARFARNPQTGERVKVKKTSVPRFRPGQGFKDLVSGSKKLPKEGPSVKKAPKGSLTPGKAGTTAAVKRAATKRAAAAAEAAPAKKAAVKKTTAAKKATAVKATAAKTTAAKKTTTAKKATTAKTTAAKKTTTAKAVAAKTTAAKKTAPAKKTTTRKTTARKTAAK, encoded by the coding sequence GTGAACAAGGCTCAGCTTGTCGAAGCGGTGGCCGAGCAGCTGGGTGGTCGCAAGGCTGCCGCAGAGGCCGTCGACGCAGTGCTCGACACCATGGTGCGTGCCGTTGTGGCCGGTGACCGGGTTTCGGTCACCGGGTTCGGCACCTTCGAGAAGGTGGAGCGCTCCGCGCGCTTCGCCCGCAACCCGCAGACCGGCGAGCGCGTCAAGGTCAAGAAGACCTCGGTGCCCCGCTTCCGTCCCGGCCAGGGCTTCAAGGACCTGGTCAGCGGCAGCAAGAAGCTGCCGAAGGAGGGTCCCTCGGTCAAGAAGGCCCCCAAGGGCTCGCTGACCCCGGGCAAGGCCGGTACCACCGCCGCCGTCAAGCGTGCCGCCACCAAGCGGGCCGCCGCTGCCGCCGAGGCCGCTCCGGCCAAGAAGGCCGCAGTGAAGAAGACCACCGCGGCGAAGAAGGCGACCGCCGTCAAGGCGACTGCCGCCAAGACCACTGCGGCGAAGAAGACCACGACGGCGAAGAAGGCGACCACCGCCAAGACCACCGCGGCGAAGAAGACCACCACGGCCAAGGCGGTTGCCGCCAAGACCACTGCGGCGAAGAAGACCGCTCCGGCGAAGAAGACCACCACCCGCAAGACCACGGCCCGCAAGACCGCCGCGAAGTAG
- a CDS encoding IclR family transcriptional regulator, which produces MDNTSGVGVLDKAALVLSALESGPATLAGLVAATGLARPTAHRLAVALEHHRLVTRDMQGRFILGPRLAELSAAAGEDRLLATAGPVLTHLRDVTGESAQLYRRQGEMRICVAAAERLSGLRDTVPVGSTLPMKAGSAAQVLLAWEEPERLHRGLQGARFTATALSGVRRRGWAQSIGEREPGVASVSAPVRGPSNRVVAAVSVSGPIERLTRHPGRLHAQAIIEAANRLTDALRRG; this is translated from the coding sequence ATGGACAACACTAGCGGCGTCGGCGTTCTCGACAAGGCCGCTCTGGTGCTCAGCGCACTGGAGTCGGGCCCCGCCACGTTGGCGGGGCTGGTCGCCGCCACCGGCTTGGCGCGGCCCACCGCCCACCGACTCGCCGTCGCACTCGAACACCACCGCCTGGTCACCAGGGACATGCAGGGCCGGTTCATCCTCGGCCCCCGACTTGCCGAACTCTCCGCCGCGGCGGGCGAGGACCGGCTGCTCGCCACCGCGGGCCCGGTCCTGACCCACCTGCGCGACGTCACCGGCGAGAGCGCACAGCTCTACCGCCGGCAGGGCGAGATGCGGATCTGCGTCGCGGCCGCCGAGCGGCTCTCCGGTCTGCGGGACACCGTCCCGGTCGGCAGCACCCTGCCGATGAAGGCCGGCTCGGCCGCACAGGTGCTGCTGGCCTGGGAGGAGCCCGAACGGCTCCACCGCGGCCTCCAGGGCGCCCGCTTCACCGCCACCGCGCTGAGCGGCGTACGCCGCCGCGGGTGGGCCCAGTCGATCGGCGAGCGGGAGCCGGGCGTCGCGTCCGTCTCCGCGCCGGTCCGCGGGCCCTCCAACCGCGTGGTGGCCGCTGTCTCGGTCTCCGGACCGATCGAGCGGCTGACCCGCCACCCGGGCCGGCTGCACGCCCAGGCCATCATCGAAGCCGCCAACCGCCTCACCGACGCGCTGCGTCGGGGCTGA
- the gltX gene encoding glutamate--tRNA ligase, producing the protein MANTDPSVRVRFCPSPTGNPHVGLVRTALFNWAFARHNGGTLVFRIEDTDAARDSEESYNQLLDAMRWLGFDWDEGPEIGGPHAPYRQSQRMDIYADVARRLHEAGHAYECFCSTEELDARREAARAAGLPSGYDGLCRTLTEEQKAIFRAEGRQPILRFRMPDQTIVFEDLVRGTLSFEPKDVPDYGIVRANGAPLYTLVNPVDDALMGITHVLRGEDLLSSTPRQIALYAALAEIGVGNGGTPRFGHLPYVMGEGNKKLSKRDPQASLNLYRERGFLPEGLLNYLALLGWSLAEDRDRFSMDELVAAFDIGKVNANPARFDLKKCESINADHLRALAPEDFVQRLVPYLQAPGLLPAEPTAEQLELLAKAAPLTQERMVVLSEVVDMLGFLFVDPAAFTVNGEDAAKALTSDARPVLEASIKALEELGDFTPEPIQAALREALVDGLGIKPKFAFTPLRVAVTGRRISPPLFESMELLGRPETLRRLTLALDGLPAA; encoded by the coding sequence GTGGCTAACACAGACCCGAGCGTTCGGGTTCGCTTCTGTCCCTCCCCGACCGGCAATCCGCACGTCGGACTGGTCCGCACCGCCCTGTTCAACTGGGCGTTCGCCCGCCACAACGGCGGCACCCTGGTGTTCCGGATCGAGGACACCGACGCGGCCCGCGACTCCGAGGAGTCGTACAACCAGCTGCTGGACGCGATGCGCTGGCTCGGCTTCGACTGGGACGAGGGCCCCGAGATCGGCGGCCCGCACGCGCCCTACCGGCAGTCCCAGCGGATGGACATCTACGCCGACGTGGCCCGCCGGCTGCACGAGGCCGGCCACGCCTACGAGTGCTTCTGCAGCACCGAGGAGTTGGACGCCCGCCGCGAGGCGGCCCGCGCCGCCGGTCTGCCGTCCGGCTACGACGGACTGTGCCGCACGCTGACCGAGGAGCAGAAGGCGATCTTCCGGGCCGAGGGCCGGCAGCCGATCCTGCGCTTCCGGATGCCCGACCAGACCATCGTCTTCGAGGACCTGGTCCGCGGCACGCTCAGCTTCGAGCCCAAGGACGTGCCGGACTACGGCATCGTCCGGGCCAACGGCGCCCCGCTGTACACCCTGGTCAACCCGGTGGACGACGCCCTGATGGGCATCACCCACGTGCTGCGCGGCGAGGACCTGCTCTCCTCCACGCCCCGTCAGATCGCGCTGTACGCCGCGCTGGCGGAGATCGGCGTCGGCAACGGCGGCACCCCGCGCTTCGGCCACCTGCCGTACGTGATGGGCGAGGGCAACAAGAAGCTCTCCAAGCGCGACCCGCAGGCCAGCCTGAACCTCTACCGGGAGCGCGGCTTCCTGCCCGAGGGCCTGCTCAACTACCTGGCGCTGCTGGGCTGGTCGCTGGCCGAGGACCGGGACCGGTTCTCCATGGACGAGTTGGTCGCGGCCTTCGACATCGGCAAGGTGAACGCCAACCCGGCCCGCTTCGACCTGAAGAAGTGCGAGTCGATCAACGCCGACCACCTGCGGGCGCTGGCGCCCGAGGACTTCGTGCAGCGATTGGTTCCGTACCTGCAGGCGCCCGGCCTGCTGCCGGCCGAGCCGACCGCGGAGCAGCTGGAGCTGCTCGCCAAGGCCGCGCCGCTGACCCAGGAGCGGATGGTCGTGCTCTCCGAGGTGGTCGACATGCTCGGCTTCCTCTTCGTCGACCCGGCCGCCTTCACGGTCAACGGCGAGGACGCGGCCAAGGCGCTGACCTCGGACGCCCGCCCGGTGCTGGAGGCCAGCATCAAGGCGCTGGAGGAGCTGGGGGACTTCACTCCGGAGCCGATCCAGGCCGCGCTGCGCGAGGCGCTGGTGGACGGTCTGGGCATCAAGCCCAAGTTCGCCTTCACGCCGCTGCGGGTGGCCGTCACCGGCCGCCGGATCTCGCCGCCGCTCTTCGAGTCGATGGAGCTGCTCGGCCGCCCGGAGACGCTGCGCCGGCTCACCCTGGCGCTGGACGGCCTGCCGGCCGCTTGA
- a CDS encoding fumarylacetoacetate hydrolase family protein: MRIARFSVREGDAAGSVTFGVVEGDAAQPESLVVHAMAGHPFGAPQLTGESYRLGQVRLLTPMLPSKIVAVGRNYAAHAAELGNQVPEVPLTFFKPSTAVIGPTESIAYPPFSSDVQHEAELAVVIGRMCREVPQDRVSEVIFGYTCANDVTARDVQQREGQWARAKGFDTSCPLGPWIETELDPSDLAITCTVNGELRQTGRSSLMLRGIPELVSHISEAMTLLPGDVILTGTPAGVGPLNVGDEVAVSIEGIGTLTNRVIKRG, encoded by the coding sequence GTGCGTATTGCCAGGTTCTCCGTCCGGGAAGGTGACGCTGCCGGCAGCGTCACCTTCGGTGTGGTCGAGGGCGATGCCGCCCAGCCCGAGTCACTGGTGGTGCACGCCATGGCCGGGCACCCGTTCGGCGCCCCGCAGCTGACCGGCGAGAGCTACCGGCTCGGCCAGGTCCGGCTGCTCACGCCGATGCTGCCCAGCAAGATCGTCGCGGTCGGCCGCAACTACGCGGCGCACGCGGCCGAACTGGGCAACCAGGTCCCCGAGGTCCCGCTGACCTTCTTCAAGCCCTCCACCGCGGTGATCGGCCCGACCGAGTCGATCGCCTACCCGCCGTTCTCCTCCGACGTCCAGCACGAGGCCGAACTGGCCGTGGTGATCGGCCGGATGTGCCGAGAGGTCCCGCAGGACCGGGTGTCAGAGGTGATCTTCGGCTACACCTGCGCCAACGACGTGACCGCCCGCGACGTGCAGCAGCGCGAAGGCCAGTGGGCCCGGGCCAAGGGCTTCGACACCTCCTGCCCGCTCGGCCCGTGGATCGAGACCGAACTCGACCCGAGCGATCTGGCCATCACCTGCACGGTCAACGGCGAACTGCGCCAGACCGGGCGCAGCTCGCTGATGCTGCGCGGCATCCCCGAGCTCGTCTCGCACATCTCCGAGGCCATGACGCTGCTCCCGGGCGACGTCATCCTCACCGGCACCCCGGCGGGTGTCGGACCGCTCAACGTCGGCGACGAGGTCGCCGTCTCCATCGAAGGCATCGGCACTCTCACCAATAGGGTGATCAAGCGTGGCTAA
- a CDS encoding SCO5555 family protein: MHRHHEPPYAGGDPASSEFVAREAESRIDDRPDVETSPDEGPDDPEVAALYALVAERLKQAHARVHALHVSAEAKTALTRQLLIVTETAKRDLPEAARRLSRFVQDLDEGRPPVG; encoded by the coding sequence ATGCACCGGCACCACGAACCTCCGTACGCGGGCGGCGATCCCGCGTCGTCGGAGTTCGTGGCCCGGGAAGCCGAGAGTCGAATTGACGATCGGCCGGACGTCGAGACCTCACCCGATGAGGGACCGGACGACCCGGAAGTCGCGGCGCTCTACGCGCTTGTCGCAGAGCGGTTGAAGCAGGCTCACGCCCGCGTGCACGCGCTGCACGTGTCCGCGGAAGCAAAGACCGCTCTCACCCGGCAGCTGTTGATCGTCACCGAGACCGCCAAGCGCGATCTCCCGGAGGCGGCACGGCGGTTGAGTCGCTTTGTGCAGGACCTCGACGAGGGGCGTCCGCCCGTCGGCTGA
- the leuC gene encoding 3-isopropylmalate dehydratase large subunit, protein MGRTLAEKVWDDHVVRRAEGEPDLLYIDLHLLHEVTSPQAFDGLRLAGRPVRRTDLTIATEDHNTPTLDIDKPIADPVSKVQLETLRRNAAEFGVRIHSLGDVEQGVVHVVGPQLGLTQPGMTVVCGDSHTSTHGAFGALAFGIGTSQVEHVLATQTLPLAPFKTMAITVEGELPEGVTAKDLILAIITKIGTGGGQGYVLEYRGSAIRGLSMEARMTICNMSIEAGARAGMIAPDDTTFAYLQGRPHAPQDADWDAAVEYWRTLATDEDAVFDAEVFIDANELTPFVTWGTNPGQGAPLGASVPDPASFEDPQERTAAENALKYMGLEAGTPLREVKVDAVFVGSCTNGRIEDLRAAAAIVEGRQVADGVRMLVVPGSVRVALQAIEEGLDKVFTAAGAEWRHAGCSMCLGMNPDQLAPGERCASTSNRNFEGRQGKGGRTHLVSPQVAAATAVLGHLASPSDLSNVPAEV, encoded by the coding sequence ATGGGACGGACACTGGCAGAGAAGGTCTGGGACGACCACGTCGTCCGGCGCGCCGAGGGCGAGCCCGACCTGCTCTACATCGACCTGCACCTGCTGCACGAGGTGACCAGCCCGCAGGCCTTCGACGGTCTGCGGCTGGCCGGCCGCCCCGTCCGTCGGACCGATCTGACGATCGCCACCGAGGACCACAACACTCCCACCCTCGACATCGACAAGCCGATCGCGGACCCCGTCTCCAAGGTGCAGCTGGAGACCCTGCGTCGCAACGCCGCCGAGTTCGGCGTGCGGATCCACTCGCTGGGCGACGTGGAGCAGGGCGTGGTCCACGTGGTGGGCCCCCAGCTGGGACTGACCCAGCCCGGCATGACCGTGGTCTGCGGCGACTCCCACACCTCCACCCACGGCGCGTTCGGCGCGCTGGCCTTCGGCATCGGCACCAGCCAGGTCGAGCACGTGCTGGCCACCCAGACGCTGCCGCTGGCCCCGTTCAAGACCATGGCGATCACCGTCGAGGGCGAACTGCCCGAGGGCGTCACGGCCAAGGACCTGATCCTGGCGATCATCACCAAGATCGGTACCGGCGGCGGCCAGGGCTACGTCCTGGAGTACCGCGGCTCGGCCATCCGGGGCCTGTCCATGGAGGCCCGGATGACCATCTGCAACATGTCGATCGAGGCGGGTGCCCGGGCCGGCATGATCGCCCCGGACGACACCACCTTCGCCTACCTGCAGGGCCGTCCGCACGCGCCGCAGGACGCCGACTGGGACGCCGCGGTGGAGTACTGGCGGACCCTGGCCACCGACGAGGACGCGGTCTTCGACGCCGAGGTCTTCATCGACGCCAACGAGCTGACCCCGTTCGTCACCTGGGGCACCAACCCGGGCCAGGGCGCCCCGCTGGGCGCCTCGGTGCCGGACCCGGCCTCCTTCGAGGACCCGCAGGAGCGCACCGCCGCCGAGAACGCGCTCAAGTACATGGGCCTGGAAGCCGGTACGCCGCTGCGCGAGGTCAAGGTCGACGCGGTCTTCGTCGGCTCCTGCACCAACGGCCGGATCGAGGACCTGCGGGCCGCGGCGGCCATCGTCGAGGGCCGCCAGGTCGCCGACGGCGTGCGGATGCTGGTCGTCCCCGGTTCGGTCCGGGTGGCGCTGCAGGCCATCGAGGAGGGCCTGGACAAGGTCTTCACCGCGGCCGGCGCCGAATGGCGGCACGCGGGCTGCTCGATGTGCCTGGGCATGAACCCGGACCAGCTGGCTCCCGGTGAGCGCTGCGCCTCGACCTCGAACCGCAACTTCGAGGGCCGCCAGGGCAAGGGCGGTCGCACCCACCTGGTCTCGCCCCAGGTCGCCGCCGCCACCGCGGTGCTGGGCCACCTGGCCTCACCGTCCGACCTGTCCAACGTCCCCGCGGAGGTCTGA
- the cofC gene encoding 2-phospho-L-lactate guanylyltransferase, translating to MTQHTVRPPRDNWSLVLPVKPLALAKSRLEPYAGAHRSQLALAFALDTVTAALNCPAVGQVLVVTRDPVAGPRLAELGAVLVTDEPGGGLNPALSHGAAHARRLRPGTPLAALSADLPALRPDELARVLGAVPAAGRAFLADAPGHGTTLLACAAGLPLAPAFGGASRRRHAAGGAHELALPDVPSVRRDVDTGADLAQALALGVGPHTLAAAAALV from the coding sequence ATGACCCAGCACACCGTACGCCCACCGCGTGACAACTGGAGCCTGGTCCTGCCGGTGAAGCCGCTGGCCCTGGCGAAGAGCCGGCTCGAACCGTACGCCGGGGCGCACCGCTCTCAGCTGGCGCTGGCTTTCGCCCTGGACACCGTGACGGCCGCCCTGAACTGCCCGGCCGTGGGCCAGGTGCTGGTGGTCACCCGGGACCCGGTGGCGGGGCCGCGGCTGGCCGAACTGGGCGCGGTGCTGGTCACCGACGAGCCCGGCGGCGGACTCAACCCCGCGCTGTCGCACGGCGCCGCGCACGCGCGGCGGTTGCGCCCCGGCACGCCCCTGGCCGCGCTCTCGGCCGACCTGCCCGCGCTGCGCCCCGACGAACTCGCCCGCGTCCTGGGCGCGGTGCCGGCCGCGGGGCGTGCGTTCCTGGCCGACGCGCCGGGCCACGGGACCACGCTGCTGGCCTGCGCCGCCGGACTTCCGCTCGCCCCGGCCTTCGGCGGCGCCTCCCGCCGTCGGCACGCGGCCGGCGGTGCCCACGAACTCGCGCTGCCCGACGTGCCGTCGGTGCGCCGCGACGTGGACACCGGCGCCGACCTCGCTCAGGCCCTGGCGCTCGGGGTCGGCCCGCACACCCTCGCAGCGGCCGCAGCGCTCGTCTGA
- the leuD gene encoding 3-isopropylmalate dehydratase small subunit, whose amino-acid sequence MEKFTTHTGRAVPLRRSNVDTDQIIPAHWLKKVTRSGFEDGLFEAWRKDESFILNQPERRGASILVAGPEFGTGSSREHAVWALQNYGFQAVISSRFADIFRGNSLKNGLLTVVLPQSTVDQLWTLIEADPNAEITVDLGAREVRAEGVVAPFELDENVRWRLLNGLDDISITLQNADDISAFEELRPSFKPRTQPVA is encoded by the coding sequence ATGGAGAAGTTCACCACCCACACCGGCCGGGCCGTTCCGCTGCGCCGCAGCAACGTCGACACCGACCAGATCATCCCCGCCCATTGGCTCAAGAAGGTCACTCGCTCGGGTTTCGAGGACGGACTCTTCGAAGCCTGGCGCAAGGACGAGTCGTTCATCCTGAACCAGCCCGAGCGAAGGGGGGCCAGCATCCTGGTGGCCGGTCCTGAGTTCGGTACCGGATCTTCGCGCGAGCACGCGGTCTGGGCGCTGCAGAACTACGGCTTCCAGGCCGTCATCTCCTCGCGCTTCGCCGATATCTTCCGAGGGAACTCGCTGAAGAACGGCCTGCTCACCGTGGTGCTGCCGCAGTCGACGGTGGATCAGTTGTGGACCCTGATCGAGGCCGACCCGAACGCCGAGATCACGGTGGATCTCGGGGCCCGCGAGGTCCGCGCCGAGGGCGTGGTGGCGCCGTTCGAGCTGGACGAGAACGTGCGTTGGCGGCTGCTGAACGGACTGGACGACATCAGCATCACGCTGCAGAACGCTGATGACATCTCGGCGTTCGAGGAGCTCCGCCCGTCCTTCAAGCCGCGCACCCAGCCGGTCGCCTGA